The following are encoded in a window of Periplaneta americana isolate PAMFEO1 chromosome 13, P.americana_PAMFEO1_priV1, whole genome shotgun sequence genomic DNA:
- the LOC138712366 gene encoding uncharacterized protein, which produces MSDSEDESSGGESPVTSEWLEAILASYHQQELHEDDEELCVSIGEFSVGPGCDAGECVLSDILAVRVQYRVSPGTPDPRTLSLIVKLLPHDPFSRFFVTEAQFDLREIKFYTQVVPELEQFQRRCLPPDTPPLELPIPRCYHARYTPGTNSPNSSPTPSESVLVLENLKSRGFQGADFSRGLTLRQAESALEAVARLHALSLALKVKEGRPLAERYPFLFQTARATDSYQQLVERGLPQLARFLERRPGLEDILECLLTLRPNTKELIAALLAPAEPLALITHTDFWCNNLLFRDDDSCSCAVLDWQMVTYSRPTNDVALLLISSLPTELRRRHTVALLDGYWQALTGTALRLGVDVEGDLGHSRAALGEDYRRSQLLALLLCIGSVDVALGDPLTEQRLLDVLQDLHKDGVLSPDIITTAAQ; this is translated from the exons ATGTCGGACAGCGAAGACGAGAGTTCGGGCGGGGAGTCGCCGGTGACGAGCGAATGGCTGGAGGCAATCTTAGCATCATATCACCAGCAAGAACTTCACGAGGACGACGAGGAACTCTGCGTGAGCATAGGCGAGTTCTCGGTAGGGCCTGGATGCGACGCGGGCGAGTGTGTCCTCAGCGACATCCTGGCTGTGAGGGTCCAGTACAGGGTCTCCCCAGGGACGCCGGACCCGCGGACGCTGAGTCTCATCGTCAAGTTGTTGCCACACGACCCTTTCAGCAGGTTCTTCGTCACCGAGGCCCAGTTCGATCTCCGTGAGATCAAGTTCTACACGCAG GTGGTTCCGGAGTTGGAGCAGTTCCAGAGACGCTGCCTTCCTCCAGACACGCCGCCTCTGGAGCTACCCATCCCACGGTGTTACCATGCTCGCTACACCCCGGGTACGAACAGTCCCAACTCCAGTCCTACCCCTAGTGAGTCCGTGCTAGTACTCGAGAACCTCAAGTCCAGAGGCTTCCAAGGAGCAGACTTCTCGCGAGGCCTCACCCTTAGACAGGCAGAGTCGGCGCTCGAAGCTGTGGCCCGTCTGCACGCTCTCTCTCTAGCCCTCAAG GTAAAAGAGGGTCGTCCATTGGCGGAGCGATATCCTTTCCTGTTCCAAACGGCGAGGGCCACGGATTCCTACCAGCAGCTTGTAGAGCGCGGCCTGCCGCAGCTCGCACGCTTTCTGGAGCGCAGACCCGGCTTGGAGGACATCCTGGAGTGTCTCCTGACGCTGCGCCCCAACACCAAGGAATTGATCGCAGCACTGCTGGCCCCCGCGGAGCCCCTGGCCCTCATAACGCACACCGACTTCTGGTGCAACAACCTGCTGTTCCGCGACGACGACTCGTGCTCGTGCGCCGTCCTGGATTGGCAGATGGTGACGTACAGCCGTCCCACCAACGACGTGGCGCTGCTACTTATCAGCTCGCTGCCCACGGAATTGCGACGACGCCACACGGTCGCCCTACTGGACGGCTACTGGCAGGCGCTCACCGGCACGGCGCTGCGCCTCGGCGTCGACGTCGAGGGTGACCTAGGACACAGCAGGGCGGCGCTGGGCGAGGACTACCGGCGCTCGCAGCTGCTGGCGCTGCTGTTGTGCATCGGATCCGTGGACGTCGCCTTGGGAGACCCTCTGACCGAGCAGCGGCTGCTGGACGTGCTGCAGGACTTGCACAAAGACGGGGTGCTGTCTCCCGACATCATCACGACTGCTGCTCAATGA